From the genome of Legionella beliardensis:
CCTGTGGAAAAGGCCATAAAGGACAAAAAGCACGTGCTGGTGGGTTTCATAAAATTAACTTTGAAGGCGGTCAAATGCCCATTCAGAGACGTTTACCAAAAATGGGCTTTAAATCAAAGGCTGCAAAGCTAGTTGATGAAATTACATTATCTGAATTAGCAAAATTAGCTACTGATACTGTAGATATTAATGTATTAAAACAACATGGCCTAATCAATAAATCAATTAAAGAGGTAAAAGTTATTCTTTCTGGTGAGATAACAACCGCTCTTAAAATTAAAGGTCTTCGTGTAACAAAAGGAGCCCGCTCTGCGATCGAACAAGCAGGTGGAAGTATAGAAGATTAATATGAATAGCAAAAAACAATTAACTAGCCAATCTAAAGGTGGATTGGCAGAATTAAAAGCTCGGCTTTTGTTCGTAGTTCTCGGTATTCTGGTGTATCGATTAGGTGCCCATATTCCTGTGCCTGGCCTTGATCCCCAAAAATTAGCTAATTTCTTTGGCGAGCAACAGAATACAATATTTGGCTTGTTTAATATGTTTTCTGGTGGTGCGCTATCGCGTGTCACAGTGTTTGCTATTGGTATAATGCCTTATATTTCTGCGTCAATTATTATTCAGCTTTTTTCAGTTGTTTCGCCAAAACTAGAACAATTAAAGAAAGAGGGTGAATCAGGGCGCCGGAAAATTAATCAATATACACGCTATTTGACCTTAATTTTATCTGTTTTTCAGTCGTTAGGTATGGCACGCTGGTTAGCAGGTCAGAATATCGCTTTGCATGCAGATA
Proteins encoded in this window:
- the rplO gene encoding 50S ribosomal protein L15, which encodes MNLNSLSPEFGSRTAKRRVGRGIGSGLGKTCGKGHKGQKARAGGFHKINFEGGQMPIQRRLPKMGFKSKAAKLVDEITLSELAKLATDTVDINVLKQHGLINKSIKEVKVILSGEITTALKIKGLRVTKGARSAIEQAGGSIED